The genomic stretch TCGCTTCGGCGGGAAACGGCAGACAAATCCTGCAATCTTCGAGATCTACGGAAATATCCGCATCCGTGTCGATGCGCGCAAGCGTTTGCGAAAGATACGCCATCTCCCTGCCCGATTCCAGTTTGCTCTGTACGGCGGGCCTGTTTTCCGCCGCATGCGCAAAAATATTATCGAGATTATCGTACTGCTGAATAAGCGAGATCGCGGTCTTTTCCCCGATGCCCGCAACGCCCGGAATATTATCCGAACTGTCGCCCATCAGCGCCTTGATATCCACGACCTGCCGAGGTTCGTAACCGATCAGTTCCTTGAAATTTTTTTCCGTTAGTTTCAACAGTTCGCTCACGCCCGTCTTGGTAATATAGACGTCCGTGCGCGAATTGACGAGTTGATAAGAATCGCGGTCGCCGGTAATGATGATGCTGTGTACCCTGTCTTCGAATTTTCTGGAAAGCGTCCCGATCAGATCGTCCGCTTCGTATCCTTCCTTTTCGCACATACGGATATTTAAGGCGGACAGCAAAGATTTCATAATGGGCATCTGCGCGGCAAGTTCGTCGGGCATGGGTTTGCGGGTGCCCTTGTAATTCTCGAACATTTTATGCCGAAAAGTCGGCGCTTTCAGATCGAAAGCGACCACCATATATGCAGGCTTGATGTCCGAAATAATTTTTAAAAGCAGTTTCGTAAACCCGAAAACACCGTTGGTGGGCACGCCTTCCCGCGTCGTCAAAAGTTTTGTGGCATAGAATGCGCGGTTGATCAGGCTGTTACCGTCGATCAGGACTAATTTTTCCATAAATACCTCTTTTACGTATTGCAAAAATTTTACCACAAATCCCGATAAATTGCAATAGCCTGATTGCAAATAAAGAGCCCCCGAGTATTTTCGGGGGCTCGTTTACTATTTAAGCAAATTGATCTTGCCTATGACGGGTAAAGGATTCTTTTCTTCGCGAACGACATTTAAGATGCCGAGGATACATAAAACCAGCATCAAGACGCCATACACCGAAGTTAGAACGTACATCACTACAGATAAAAACGGGATCACGCTCAAAACGCCGAGCACCACCTCTCCGATCACGGCCGTGAGAAATAAAACAAGCGCCTGATTCGCATGGTATTTTGCAAATTCGTCGTTGGAATAAACGATCAGCGGCAAAAAGAATAATAACCCGCAAGGCACATACCCGAGCGCGCAAATCAACTTATACGCCGTTTTGTCGTCGGAAGCAGGAGCCTGCGCGTTCTTCTCGTTCCGGTCTTCGTTCTTTGTTTCCTGTTCGTTGCGATTATCATTTTCATCCATAATTTGCAACCTCCTTAAATTAACTGTATTGTAGCACCGAAATACAAAACCGTCAAATCTTTTACCATACTATGAGCGAATAAAAATATTCGTCACACTTTTATTTCAGTTCGAATACCTTTTGCGGTTTACAGTCGAACATGGACATGATCGGATCCATGGAAATATTCCAACGTTTGACAACTTCGCTTTCCGCCTGATAATCCAGGGCGTATTTTGCCCCTTTTTCGCATTCGTAATACCCGAACAAACTATTTCCGTCCAGCCAAATGGTATAATTGCAGATACCCGCCGCTTTCAGAGTTTCGACCATCTCAGGCCAGATCTCGTCATGGCGTTTTATATATTCTTTCACCATGCCCTCTTTAATGACCGCACGCCAGGTTACTTTCTCCATATAAAAATAGGCCTCCCGATTGATTTATACCGATATTATATCACAAGGCGAATTTAAATGCAATCGCCAGCCCTCAAGCAAACTATATAATTTGGGAAAATTAAAAACAAGATACCCTTGCGGTTATAACCCGCAAGGGTATCTTGTTTAAATCTATGGTGCCGCTGGTCGGACTCGAACCGACACGGTATCGCTACCACTGGATTTTGAGTCCAGCGCGTCTGCCAATTTCACCACAGCGGCGTGAATTGAAATCAACGGTATGATTATATAATAAATTAAAAAAAAATGCAAGCAATTTTATCTCGTTTTTATAAGAAAAAGGAGGTTGGGTCAACCTCCTTTTCTTTTCAAAATCAAGCGTTCACGATTCCTTCCAAAATCAGTTTATCCGCTACGAGTGCGATAAATTCGCTGTTGGTGGGTTTTTCCGTTCCGATATAGACGCGGACGCCGAATATCGCGTTGATCGCATCAATCCTGCCGCGGTTCCAGGCCACTTCAATCGCATGGCGGATAGCGCGTTCTACTTTACTGGGCGTTGTGTCGAAATGGTTTGCGATTTTCGGGTACAATTCTTTGGTCACGTTATTGATGATATTGGGCTCTGCGACCGCATACTTGATGCCTTCTCGCAGATAATTATATCCCTTGATATGCGGAGGAATGCCGATAGAGATAAAAATATTGCTGATCTTCTCGTCCAACGACGCGGTGCTTTTCTTTTCCCGGATAGAAATATTTTTACCCGCCGCAGAATAATCATTTTTTAAAAGTTCCATGATCCGCGCCGCAGCGACTTCGGGCGCAAAGGGTTTGATCAGATAGTATTTCGCACCCTTGCTCATCGCAGTCGATACGATCTCTTCGTTCGCAAAATTCCCCATGACGATCACGCTGTACTTTTTGCCGCTTTCGCGCAGTTTGTCCAACACGGTAAAGCCGTCGATCCCTTTCAAGATCAGGCTTAAAAGAATAACATCGGGATTGGTGTTTTGAATCATGTCCACTCCCGCGATCCCATCATCACTAACCCCACAAACGTTCAAATCGGTGTTTTCTGCAAAGAACTGTTTGAGTTCTTGTGCAAATTGCTCGTTGCTTTCCAAAATGGCAACATTGGCGTGCAACATATTCTACTCCTCCACTTTTAATATATTATTCTCGGTCACGAACGAACCTTACATATTATAACTCAAAGTTTTGTAAAAGTGAAGTGTTTTTTGTAAAATAATAAAAAATAATTTATACAACTTATGACGAAATTGTAAAGTATATGTCGAAAAATGGCATATACTCAAAAAAATAACAATTTCCGTCGAAAAACAGGACAACTTACGTTTTCTTTATTTTCTTTCGGATTACGGGTACAAGCAGATACGCGATCCCTGCCAAAATGAGGATGAGCGCGGTCAACTGCGAAGGCGTAAGCAGTTTAAAGAGCGTTTCGCCGCGGTCGTCCGCGCGGAAAAATTCGATGATGAAACGCCATACGCCGTAGCCGATCGTATAGACGGGGAAATTATACTTTTTCCCTTTCCAAGCCAAATAGAACATGAGCGCGCCGAGCGCAAACAAAAACAGCGCTTCAAATAATTGCAAAGGCACGACTTTCTTCCAGACTTCGTGGCCGCCCGCATCCGTATACATATACTGATTGATCCCGTACCAGGCATCCGTTTCGTGCCCGTGGCAGCACCCCGCAGTGAGGCAGCCGATGCGGCCGAATCCGTGCGCGACGGCAACACAGCAAACGCCGATCTGCAAAAACATAGAAAAATATTTTTTATTGTCGTCGTTTTTGAGGATAAGTTTGCCGCCCAAAAAATAAATGAGCAGCATGATGCCCGCCCCGCCGATCAGTCCGCCGTAGAAAGTCGCGCCGGTACTCCCGTTTATCACGAACTTTCCCGTTTCGAAAGCGTTATAAACTCCTTGAAACAGCACGGCAAAACAGTACCCTACGACGACGGAGATCACCGCGCCGATCAAAACGAGATTCTGCAATCCCGCAGGGAACTTATTTTTGTCGGCAAGAATGCGGAAAACCACAAGCGCCGCGATCACGCCGAGCGTGATAAAGAGCACGTACAGGTTGAACCCGTCGAATAAAAAATCGTAAGGGTACATAATCCTCCTCTATCCGTTGAGCGAATCCAAATATTCGTCATACGTGATATTCTTATCATAAGTTTTGGTACCGTTGATTTCAATGATACGGTTTGCGACCGTATTCATCAATTCCTGGTCATGCGAAGTAAAGAGCATGCAGCCTTTAAAGTTATTCATTCCGTTATTGAGCGAGGTAATGGATTCGAGGTCGAGATGGTTGGTCGGCTCGTCCAGAATCAAAAAATTGCTGCCTTCGAGCATCATTTTGGCCAGCATACAGCGCACCTTTTCACCGCCCGAAAGCACTTTTGCTTTTTTGAGCGCCTCTTCGCCCGAAAATAACATTCTGCCCAGCCAGCCGCGCAGATATTCTTCGTAATTGTCGTTGGAATACTGGCTGAGCCATTCCACCAACGTCAGATCGCAACCGTCGAAAAACTCGTTGTTATTCTGCGGCAGCACGGATAGGCTGATCGTCTTTCCCCAGCGTATCGTGCCCTCGTCGGGCTGCACTTTGCCGGTGAGAACGTCGAACAACATGGTGACCGTCGTAGACTTATCGCTGATAAAACCGATCTTGTCGTTTTTCTGCACGATGAAACTCACGTCTTCAAAATAGCCTTGTTTGGTCAGACCTTCGACCATCAGAATATCGTTGCCGATCTCGCGTTCGAATTT from Candidatus Borkfalkia ceftriaxoniphila encodes the following:
- a CDS encoding prolipoprotein diacylglyceryl transferase; the protein is MYPYDFLFDGFNLYVLFITLGVIAALVVFRILADKNKFPAGLQNLVLIGAVISVVVGYCFAVLFQGVYNAFETGKFVINGSTGATFYGGLIGGAGIMLLIYFLGGKLILKNDDNKKYFSMFLQIGVCCVAVAHGFGRIGCLTAGCCHGHETDAWYGINQYMYTDAGGHEVWKKVVPLQLFEALFLFALGALMFYLAWKGKKYNFPVYTIGYGVWRFIIEFFRADDRGETLFKLLTPSQLTALILILAGIAYLLVPVIRKKIKKT
- the spo0A gene encoding sporulation transcription factor Spo0A; translated protein: MLHANVAILESNEQFAQELKQFFAENTDLNVCGVSDDGIAGVDMIQNTNPDVILLSLILKGIDGFTVLDKLRESGKKYSVIVMGNFANEEIVSTAMSKGAKYYLIKPFAPEVAAARIMELLKNDYSAAGKNISIREKKSTASLDEKISNIFISIGIPPHIKGYNYLREGIKYAVAEPNIINNVTKELYPKIANHFDTTPSKVERAIRHAIEVAWNRGRIDAINAIFGVRVYIGTEKPTNSEFIALVADKLILEGIVNA
- a CDS encoding L-rhamnose mutarotase, which gives rise to MEKVTWRAVIKEGMVKEYIKRHDEIWPEMVETLKAAGICNYTIWLDGNSLFGYYECEKGAKYALDYQAESEVVKRWNISMDPIMSMFDCKPQKVFELK
- a CDS encoding DUF4870 domain-containing protein — protein: MDENDNRNEQETKNEDRNEKNAQAPASDDKTAYKLICALGYVPCGLLFFLPLIVYSNDEFAKYHANQALVLFLTAVIGEVVLGVLSVIPFLSVVMYVLTSVYGVLMLVLCILGILNVVREEKNPLPVIGKINLLK